Proteins encoded within one genomic window of Amycolatopsis sp. 2-15:
- a CDS encoding nucleobase:cation symporter-2 family protein: protein MTKHPVDQGLPAGRLLLLGLQHMAIMYTGSVAVPLIVGSALKLDEATIALLVNADLFVAGIATLVQSIGIGKLIGVRLPVVAGATFTVVNPMILIASQYGLTAVYGSMIASGVFGLLLARPFAKMIRFFPPLVSGTLLLVIGVSLLGPGAAMIAGHDTEAPDYATPSHLGIALGVVALIVLLTRVLRGFVAQIAPLVALAVGLIVAIPLGLTHFGDVGEASWFGLASPLHFGAPTFPIAAVLSMCVVMLVTFTESTADIIAVGEITGRPATDADVARGLATDGLSAILGGFMNSFPDTAFAQNVGLVQMTRVRSRWVVAVTGGLLVVMGLVPKVGAAIASIPEPVVGGVAVIMFAMVAAVGVQNLKKVEFSGNHNTFIVAVSLGVGLLPAFATDRFGTSIFFQHFPAWLQTICGSPITLASILAFLLNLLFNHLGARKDPDLLSAP, encoded by the coding sequence ATGACCAAACACCCGGTCGACCAAGGCCTGCCCGCCGGGCGGCTGCTCCTGCTCGGCCTGCAGCACATGGCGATCATGTACACGGGGTCGGTGGCCGTGCCGCTGATCGTCGGCAGCGCGCTGAAGCTCGACGAGGCGACGATCGCGTTGCTGGTCAACGCCGACCTCTTCGTGGCCGGCATCGCCACACTGGTCCAGTCCATCGGGATCGGCAAGCTCATCGGCGTGCGGCTGCCCGTGGTGGCCGGCGCGACGTTCACCGTGGTCAACCCGATGATCCTGATCGCCTCGCAGTACGGGCTCACCGCCGTGTACGGCTCGATGATCGCCTCTGGCGTGTTCGGGCTCCTGCTGGCGCGGCCGTTCGCGAAGATGATCCGGTTCTTCCCGCCGTTGGTCTCGGGCACGTTGCTGCTGGTCATCGGCGTCTCGCTGCTCGGCCCGGGTGCGGCGATGATTGCCGGCCACGACACGGAGGCGCCCGACTACGCGACCCCGTCGCACCTGGGCATCGCGCTCGGCGTGGTGGCGCTGATCGTGCTCCTCACGCGGGTGCTGCGTGGGTTCGTCGCGCAGATCGCGCCGCTGGTGGCGCTCGCCGTCGGCCTGATCGTGGCGATTCCCCTTGGCCTGACGCACTTCGGCGACGTGGGGGAGGCGAGCTGGTTCGGGCTCGCGTCCCCGCTGCACTTCGGCGCGCCGACGTTCCCGATCGCCGCCGTGCTGTCGATGTGCGTGGTCATGCTGGTGACGTTCACCGAGTCCACCGCCGACATCATCGCCGTCGGCGAGATCACCGGCCGCCCGGCCACCGACGCCGACGTCGCCCGCGGCCTCGCCACCGACGGCCTGTCCGCCATCCTCGGCGGCTTCATGAACTCCTTCCCCGACACCGCGTTCGCCCAGAACGTCGGCCTCGTCCAGATGACGCGCGTGCGCAGCCGCTGGGTCGTCGCCGTGACGGGCGGCCTACTCGTGGTGATGGGCCTCGTGCCGAAGGTCGGCGCGGCGATCGCCTCGATCCCCGAACCGGTCGTCGGCGGCGTCGCGGTGATCATGTTCGCCATGGTCGCCGCGGTGGGCGTGCAGAACCTCAAGAAGGTCGAGTTCTCGGGCAACCACAACACCTTCATCGTCGCCGTGTCCCTCGGCGTCGGCCTGCTGCCAGCCTTCGCCACCGACCGCTTCGGCACGTCCATCTTCTTCCAGCACTTCCCCGCGTGGCTCCAGACCATCTGCGGCAGCCCGATCACGCTGGCGTCGATCCTGGCGTTCCTGCTGAACCTCCTGTTCAACCACCTGGGGGCGAGGAAGGATCCGGATCTGCTGTCGGCGCCGTAG
- a CDS encoding 5-methyltetrahydropteroyltriglutamate--homocysteine S-methyltransferase → MTPRPPFRADHVGSLLRPPVLRDARRRHTAGEITAEQLKAVEDDAIRDVIKMQKVAGLSSATDGEFRRASWHMDFIYSLGGISQSDERLHVKFHNLAGDLEFSPPGLQVDGRVRLDQPIFAEHFAFLKSHVDAGITPKLTIPSPSMIYYRGGRAAVSETVYPDLEEFFADLATAYAAQLTAMGELGCTYLQLDDTSLAYLNDPAQRELVARMGGDPDTLHLRNIQQINAALRGRTEGMSVTTHLCRGNFRSSWAASGSYEFVAEALFGELGVDGFFLEFDDERSGGFEPLRFVPPGKRVVLGLVTTKRPELEDADDLVRRIEEASRFVDIDQLCLSPQCGFSSTEEGNELTTDDQLRKLELIVSTAERVWGR, encoded by the coding sequence ATGACTCCGCGTCCCCCCTTCCGCGCCGACCACGTCGGGAGCCTGCTGCGGCCGCCGGTTCTGCGCGACGCCCGCCGCCGGCACACCGCGGGTGAGATCACCGCCGAACAGCTGAAGGCCGTCGAAGACGACGCGATCCGCGACGTGATCAAGATGCAGAAGGTCGCCGGCCTGTCCTCGGCCACCGACGGCGAGTTCCGCCGCGCGTCGTGGCACATGGACTTCATCTACTCGCTCGGCGGCATCTCGCAGAGCGACGAGCGCCTGCACGTGAAGTTCCACAACCTCGCGGGCGACCTCGAGTTCAGCCCGCCCGGCCTCCAGGTCGACGGCCGCGTGCGGCTGGACCAGCCGATCTTCGCCGAGCACTTCGCGTTCCTGAAGTCCCACGTGGACGCCGGCATCACGCCGAAGCTCACGATCCCGTCGCCGAGCATGATCTACTACCGCGGCGGCCGGGCTGCGGTGAGCGAGACTGTGTACCCGGATCTGGAGGAGTTCTTCGCCGATCTGGCCACGGCGTACGCGGCGCAGCTGACGGCGATGGGCGAGCTCGGCTGCACGTACCTGCAGCTCGACGACACCAGCCTCGCGTACCTCAACGACCCGGCGCAGCGCGAGCTCGTCGCGCGCATGGGCGGCGACCCGGACACCCTGCACCTGCGCAACATCCAGCAGATCAACGCGGCCCTGCGCGGCCGGACCGAGGGCATGAGCGTGACTACCCACCTGTGCCGCGGCAACTTCCGCTCGTCGTGGGCGGCTTCGGGCAGCTACGAGTTCGTGGCCGAGGCCCTGTTCGGTGAGCTCGGCGTCGACGGCTTCTTCCTGGAGTTCGACGACGAACGCTCCGGCGGCTTCGAGCCGCTGCGGTTCGTGCCGCCGGGCAAACGCGTGGTGCTCGGCTTGGTGACCACGAAACGCCCCGAGCTGGAAGACGCGGACGATCTGGTGCGCCGCATCGAGGAAGCTTCCCGCTTCGTCGACATCGACCAGCTCTGCCTCTCGCCGCAGTGCGGTTTTTCCTCCACGGAGGAGGGCAACGAGCTCACCACGGACGACCAGCTGCGCAAGCTCGAGCTCATCGTCTCGACCGCCGAACGAGTGTGGGGCCGGTGA
- a CDS encoding NIPSNAP family protein: MDAPGHPRGGVHHGYFLPAEGASDEARALFSFESLAADEQYRALFGIDPDFIEADRIRDESGCVVRYRRSFMRPLMPDDGS; the protein is encoded by the coding sequence GTGGATGCGCCTGGTCACCCGCGAGGCGGCGTGCACCACGGCTACTTCCTGCCCGCCGAAGGCGCGAGCGACGAGGCCAGGGCGTTGTTCAGCTTCGAAAGCCTCGCCGCGGACGAGCAGTACCGCGCGCTCTTCGGCATCGACCCGGATTTCATCGAGGCCGATCGCATCCGCGACGAGTCGGGCTGCGTGGTGCGGTACCGCCGCAGCTTCATGCGGCCGCTGATGCCGGACGACGGCAGCTGA
- a CDS encoding rhomboid-like protein, with protein sequence MLLRARQPVTLRGWWNHRLVGAAAPTRVTLTWRAVGRSSARALPTPRSTPFTFGYLIVLLGTTLVLRFADPVVTAKLLQLSSTDAHNLWRRPLVSLLSSALWLEDGGWLAYAIIFTIALAPLERRFGPGRTAIVFFSGHVLATLATEVPVMLLISGGVLPTTASRWLDIGVSYGFFTTAGALVFLLRGRLRITALVVMELFIAVVWVSDSPGDLDSVVTVLGHACAAHFGLFYWGPRLRDSLNRRLGRATPTEFAEPGPDGA encoded by the coding sequence ATGCTGCTGCGAGCCCGACAGCCGGTCACCCTCCGAGGCTGGTGGAACCACCGGCTCGTCGGCGCGGCCGCACCCACCCGGGTGACGCTGACCTGGCGAGCAGTGGGCCGCAGCTCCGCGCGGGCGCTGCCGACTCCGCGGTCGACACCGTTCACGTTCGGTTACCTCATCGTCCTGCTCGGCACCACGCTCGTGCTGCGCTTCGCCGACCCCGTCGTCACGGCGAAGCTGCTGCAGCTCTCGAGCACCGACGCCCACAACCTCTGGCGCCGCCCCCTCGTCTCCCTGCTCAGCAGCGCGCTGTGGCTCGAAGACGGCGGCTGGCTCGCCTACGCGATCATCTTCACCATCGCGCTCGCCCCGCTCGAACGCCGGTTCGGGCCCGGCCGCACGGCGATCGTGTTCTTCAGTGGCCACGTGCTGGCCACGCTCGCCACGGAAGTGCCCGTGATGCTGCTGATCAGCGGCGGCGTGCTGCCGACGACCGCGAGCCGCTGGCTCGACATCGGCGTGAGCTACGGCTTCTTCACCACGGCGGGCGCGCTCGTGTTCCTGCTGCGCGGCCGGCTGAGGATCACTGCGCTCGTGGTGATGGAGCTGTTCATCGCCGTGGTCTGGGTATCCGATTCGCCCGGCGACCTCGATTCCGTGGTGACCGTGCTCGGCCACGCGTGCGCGGCGCACTTCGGCCTCTTCTACTGGGGCCCGCGGCTTCGCGACTCCCTGAACCGGCGTCTAGGGCGCGCGACACCGACGGAATTCGCGGAGCCAG